The Macaca nemestrina isolate mMacNem1 chromosome 12, mMacNem.hap1, whole genome shotgun sequence genome contains a region encoding:
- the LOC105471687 gene encoding zinc transporter ZIP13 isoform X1, with amino-acid sequence MPGCPCPGCGMAGPRLLFLTALALELLGRAGGSQPALRSRGTATACRLDNKESESWGALLSGERLDTWICSLLGSLMVGLSGVFPLLVIPLEMGTMLRSEAGAWRLKQLLSFALGGLLGNVFLHLLPEAWAYTCSAGPGGEGQSLQQQQQLGLWVIAGILTFLALEKMFLDSKAERTSQAPNKDPTAAAAALNGGHCLAQPAAEPGLGAVVRSIKVSGYLNLLANTIDNFTHGLAVAASFLVSKKIGLLTTMAILLHEIPHEVGDFAILLRAGFDRWSAAKLQLSTALGGLLGAGFAICTQSPKGVGPGGREHTQCPGCPVGCSPAAEETAAWVLPFTSGGFLYIALVNVLPDLLEEEDPWRSLQQLLLLCAGIVVMVLFSIFVD; translated from the exons ATGCCTGgatgtccctgccctggctgtggcATGGCGGGCCCAAGGCTCCTCTTCCTCACCGCCCTTGCCCTGGAGCTCTTGGGAAGGGCTGGGGGTTCCCAGCCGGCCCTCCGGAGCCGGGGGACTGCGACGGCCTGCCGCCTGGACAACAAGGAAAGCGAGTCCTGGGGGGCTCTGCTGAGCGGAGAGCGGCTGGACACCTGGATCTGCTCCCTCCTGGGTTCCCTCATGGTGGGGCTCAGTGGGGTCTTCCCGTTGCTCGTCATTCCCCTAGAGATGGGGACCATGCTGCGCTCAGAAG CTGGGGCCTGGCGCCTGAAGCAGCTGCTCAGCTTCGCCCTGGGGGGACTCTTGGGCAATGTGTTTCTGCACCTGCTGCCCGAAGCCTGGGCCTACACGTGCAGCGCCGGCCCTG GTGGTGAGGGGCAGagcctgcagcagcagcagcagctggggcTATGGGTCATTGCTGGCATCCTGACCTTCCTGGCGTTGGAGAAGATGTTCCTGGACAGCAAGGCGGAGAGGACCAGCCAG GCCCCCAACAAAGACCCCACTGCTGCTGCCGCTGCGCTCAATGGAGGCCACTGTCTGGCCCAGCCGGCCGCAGAGCCCGGCCTCGGTGCCGTGGTCCGGAGCATCAAA GTCAGCGGCTACCTCAACCTGCTGGCCAACACCATCGACAACTTCACCCATGGGCTGGCTGTGGCTGCCAGCTTCCTTGTGAGCAAGAAG ATTGGGCTCCTGACAACCATGGCCATCCTCCTGCACGAGATCCCCCATGAG GTGGGCGACTTTGCCATCCTGCTCCGGGCTGGCTTTGACCGATGGAGCGCAGCCAAGCTGCAACTCTCGACAGCGCTGGGGGGCCTGCTGGGCGCCGGCTTTGCCATCTGTACCCAGTCCCCCAAGGGAGTAG GCCCGGGAGGCAGGGAGCATACACAGTGCCCTGGGTGCCCAGTCGGGTGTTCTCCCGCTGCAGAGGAGACGGCAGCCTGGGTCCTGCCCTTCACCTCTGGAGGCTTTCTCTACATCGCCTTGGTGAACGTGCTCCCTGACCTCTTGGAAGAAGAGGACCCGTG GCGCTCCCTGCAGCAGCTGCTTCTGCTCTGTGCGGGCATTGTGGTGATGGTGCTGTTCTCGATCTTCGTGGATTAA
- the LOC105471687 gene encoding zinc transporter ZIP13 isoform X2 encodes MPGCPCPGCGMAGPRLLFLTALALELLGRAGGSQPALRSRGTATACRLDNKESESWGALLSGERLDTWICSLLGSLMVGLSGVFPLLVIPLEMGTMLRSEAGAWRLKQLLSFALGGLLGNVFLHLLPEAWAYTCSAGPGGEGQSLQQQQQLGLWVIAGILTFLALEKMFLDSKAERTSQAPNKDPTAAAAALNGGHCLAQPAAEPGLGAVVRSIKVSGYLNLLANTIDNFTHGLAVAASFLVSKKIGLLTTMAILLHEIPHEVGDFAILLRAGFDRWSAAKLQLSTALGGLLGAGFAICTQSPKGRRRQPGSCPSPLEAFSTSPW; translated from the exons ATGCCTGgatgtccctgccctggctgtggcATGGCGGGCCCAAGGCTCCTCTTCCTCACCGCCCTTGCCCTGGAGCTCTTGGGAAGGGCTGGGGGTTCCCAGCCGGCCCTCCGGAGCCGGGGGACTGCGACGGCCTGCCGCCTGGACAACAAGGAAAGCGAGTCCTGGGGGGCTCTGCTGAGCGGAGAGCGGCTGGACACCTGGATCTGCTCCCTCCTGGGTTCCCTCATGGTGGGGCTCAGTGGGGTCTTCCCGTTGCTCGTCATTCCCCTAGAGATGGGGACCATGCTGCGCTCAGAAG CTGGGGCCTGGCGCCTGAAGCAGCTGCTCAGCTTCGCCCTGGGGGGACTCTTGGGCAATGTGTTTCTGCACCTGCTGCCCGAAGCCTGGGCCTACACGTGCAGCGCCGGCCCTG GTGGTGAGGGGCAGagcctgcagcagcagcagcagctggggcTATGGGTCATTGCTGGCATCCTGACCTTCCTGGCGTTGGAGAAGATGTTCCTGGACAGCAAGGCGGAGAGGACCAGCCAG GCCCCCAACAAAGACCCCACTGCTGCTGCCGCTGCGCTCAATGGAGGCCACTGTCTGGCCCAGCCGGCCGCAGAGCCCGGCCTCGGTGCCGTGGTCCGGAGCATCAAA GTCAGCGGCTACCTCAACCTGCTGGCCAACACCATCGACAACTTCACCCATGGGCTGGCTGTGGCTGCCAGCTTCCTTGTGAGCAAGAAG ATTGGGCTCCTGACAACCATGGCCATCCTCCTGCACGAGATCCCCCATGAG GTGGGCGACTTTGCCATCCTGCTCCGGGCTGGCTTTGACCGATGGAGCGCAGCCAAGCTGCAACTCTCGACAGCGCTGGGGGGCCTGCTGGGCGCCGGCTTTGCCATCTGTACCCAGTCCCCCAAGGGA AGGAGACGGCAGCCTGGGTCCTGCCCTTCACCTCTGGAGGCTTTCTCTACATCGCCTTGGTGA